One window from the genome of Salvelinus fontinalis isolate EN_2023a chromosome 3, ASM2944872v1, whole genome shotgun sequence encodes:
- the LOC129847157 gene encoding exportin-2: MEINDGNLQTLTEFMRKTLDPDPSVRRPAEKFLESVEGNQNYPILLLTLLEKSQDNVIRVCAAVTFKNYIKRNWRIIEDEPNKISDPDRTTIKANIVNLMLSSPEQIQKQLSDAISIIGREDFPLKWPDLLTEMVTRFQSGDFHIINGVLRTAHSLFKRYRHEFKSNELWLEIKLVLDTFANPLTELFKATIELCQTHATDINALKILFSSLTLISKLFYSLNFQDLPEFFEDNMETWMSNFHNLLTLDNKLLQTDDEEEAGLLELLKSQICDNAALYAQKYDEEFQPYLPRFVTAIWNLLVSTGQEVKYDLLVSNAIQFLASVCERPHYKHLFEDQNTLTSICEKVIVPNMEFRSADEEAFEDNSEEYIRRDLEGSDIDTRRRAACDLVRGLCKFFEGPVTAIFSGYVNSMLGEYAKNPGVNWKHKDAAIYLVTSLASKAQTAKHGITQANELVNLTEFFVNHILTDLKSQNVNEFPVLKADAIKYVMIFRSQLPKEQLLQAVPLLVAHLQAESTVEHTYAAHALERLFTMRGPNNSTLITPAEMAPFTEQLLNNLFKALALPGSSENEYIMKAIMRSFSLLQEAIVSYIPTLIGQLTHKLLLVSKNPSKPHFNHYLFESLCLSIRITCKANTTTVGSFEEALFPVFTEILQNDVQEFVPYVFQVMSLLLEIHTSSIPNSYMALFPHLLQPVLWERTGNIPPLVRLLQAYLEKGGATIASSAADKIPGLLGVFQKLIASKANDHQGFYLMNSIIEHMPTESIVQYRKQIFILLFQRLQSSKTTKFIKSFMVFINLYGVKYGAIALQEIFDSIQPKMFGMVLEKIVIPEVQKVSGPVEKKICAVGITKILTECPAMIDTEYTKLWTPLLQALIGLFELPEDDSIPDDEHFIDIEDTPGYQTAFSQLAFAGKKEHDPIGEVVSNPKILLAQSLHKLSTACPGRVPSMLSTSLNAEALQYLQGYLQAASVQLV; the protein is encoded by the exons ATGGAGATAAATGATGGAAACCTTCAGACCCTCACAGAATTTATGCGCAAAACTCTGGACCCAGATCCATCCGTAAGACGTCCAG CTGAAAAGTTTCTTGAGTCAGTTGAAGGGAACCAGAATTACCCAATATTGCTGCTTACATTGTTGGAGAAATCCCAAGACAATGTGATCCGGGTGTGTGCAGCTGTCACCTTCAAAAATTACATCAAGAGGAACTGGCGCATA ATTGAAGATGAACCCAACAAAATCTCAGATCCGGACCGAACCACTATCAAGGCCAACATTGTAAATTTGATGCTGAGCAGCCCTGAACAGATTCAGAAACAG TTGAGTGATGCCATCAGCATCATCGGTAGAGAGGACTTCCCTCTGAAGTGGCCGgacctcctgacagagatggtgacCCGCTTCCAGAGCGGAGACTTCCACATAATCAACGGAGTGCTCCGGACCGCACACTCACTTTTCAAGAG GTATCGACATGAGTTTAAGTCAAATGAGCTATGGCTGGAGATTAAGCTGGTGTTGGACACGTTTGCGAATCCACTGACTGAACTCTTCAAG GCCACCATTGAGCTGTGTCAGACCCATGCGACTGACATCAATGCTTTGAAGATCCTCTTCTCGTCCCTTACTCTGATCTCAAAGCTTTTCTACAGTCTCAACTTTCAG GACCTTCCAGAGTTCTTTGAGGACAACATGGAGACATGGATGTCTAATTTCCATAACTTGTTGACCTTGGATAACAAGCTACTACAAACAGAT GATGAAGAGGAGGCAGGTCTTCTGGAGCTGCTCAAGTCTCAGATCTGTGACAACGCTGCTCTGTATGCCCAGAAGTACGATGAAGAATTCCAGCCTTACCTGCCTCGGTTTGTCACCGCTATCTGGAACCTGCTGGTCTCCACTGGCCAGGAGGTCAAGTACGATCTG CTTGTGAGCAATGCTATTCAGTTCCTGGCATCTGTGTGTGAAAGGCCCCACTACAAGCATCTGTTTGAGGACCAGAACACACTCACCAGCATCTGTGAGAAGGTCATTGTGCCTAACATGGAGTTCAGAA GTGCTGATGAGGAGGCCTTTGAGGATAACTCTGAGGAATATATCCGAAGAGATCTTGAAGGATcag ACATTGACACTCGGCGCAGGGCTGCTTGTGACTTGGTGAGAGGCCTGTGTAAGTTCTTTGAGGGCCCGGTCACAGCCATCTTTTCTGGCTATGTCAACTCCATGCTTGGGGAGTATGCCAAGAACCCAGGGGTGAACTGGAAGCACAAAGACGCGGCTAtctacctggtcacatctctgGCCTCAAAAGCCCAGACAGCGAAG CATGGTATCACGCAAGCTAACGAGTTGGTGAACCTTACAGAATTCTTTGTGAACCACATTCTCACAGACCTCAAATCCCAGAATG TCAATGAGTTTCCAGTGTTGAAGGCTGATGCCATCAAATATGTCATGATCTTCAGAAGTCAG CTGCCCAAAGAGCAGCTGCTGCAGGCTGTCCCTTTGCTTGTGGCCCACCTGCAGGCAGAGAGCACGGTAGAGCACACCTACGCTGCCCATGCACTGGAGAGACTCTTCACCATGAGGGGCCCCAACAACTCCACTCT TATCACTCCTGCAGAGATGgcccccttcacagaacagctgcTAAACAACCTGTTCAAGGCCCTGGCTCTGCCTGGCTCCTCAGAGAATGAATATATCATGAAAG CCATCATGCGCAGCTTCTCCCTCCTGCAGGAGGCCATTGTTTCTTACATCCCCactctgattggccagctcacTCACAAGCTCCTGCTGGTCAGCAAG AACCCCAGCAAGCCTCACTTTAACCACTACCTGTTTGAGTCCCTGTGCCTGTCTATCCGGATCACCTGCAAGGCCAACACTACCACTGTGGGCAGCTTCGAGGAGGCCCTCTTCCCAGTCTTCACTGAGATCCTACAGAATGATGTACAGG AGTTTGTGCCGTACGTGTTCCAGGTGATGTCCCTGCTTCTGGAGATCCACACCAGCTCCATCCCCAACTCCTACATGGCCCTTTTCCCCCACCTGCTGCAACCTGTGCTGTGGGAACGCACTGGCAACATTCCCCCGCTGGTGCGCCTGCTTCAGGCCTATCTGGAGAAGGGGGGAGCCACCATAGCCAGCTCTGCTGCTGACAAAATA CCTGGCCTGCTAGGAGTCTTCCAGAAGCTCATAGCCTCCAAGGCCAATGACCACCAAGGTTTCTACCTGATGAACAGTATCATAGAGCACATGCCGAC GGAGTCCATTGTTCAGTACAGGAAACAGATCTTCATCCTGCTCTTTCAGAGACTGCAGAGCTCCAAAACCACCAAGTTCATCAAGA GCTTCATGGTGTTTATCAATCTGTATGGTGTCAAGTACGGAGCCATTGCTCTGCAGGAGATTTTTGACAGCATACAGCCAAA GATGTTTGGCATGGTGCTGGAGAAGATAGTCATTCCAGAGGTGCAGAAAGTGTCTGGACCAGTGGAGAAGAAGATCTGTGCTGTGGGCATCACCAAGATCCTCACCGAGTGCCCTGCCATGATAGATACTGAGTACACCAAACTCTG GACCCCCCTGCTTCAGGCCCTGATTGGGCTATTTGAGCTACCAGAGGATGATAGCATCCCTGATGACGAGCACTTCATTGACATAGAGGACACACCCGGTTATCAGACTGCTTTCTCCCAGCTTGCCTTTGCTGGGAAGAAGGAGCATGACCCCATCGGAGAGGTGGTCAGCAACCCCAAGATCCTGCTAGCTCAGTCTCTCCACAAGCTCTCTACTGCATGTCCCGGGCGG GTCCCATCTATGCTGAGCACCAGCCTGAATGCTGAGGCCCTCCAGTACCTGCAGGGTTACCTCCAGGCTGCCTCTGTACAGCTGGTGTGA